Proteins from a single region of Chelonoidis abingdonii isolate Lonesome George chromosome 20, CheloAbing_2.0, whole genome shotgun sequence:
- the DYNLL2 gene encoding dynein light chain 2, cytoplasmic — translation MSDRKAVIKNADMSEDMQQDAVDCATQAMEKYNIEKDIAAYIKKEFDKKYNPTWHCIVGRNFGSYVTHETKHFIYFYLGQVAILLFKSG, via the exons ATGTCTGACAGAAAGGCTGTGATCAAGAATGCAGACATGTCTGAGGACATGCAGCAGGATGCTGTAGACTGTGCTACACAGGCAATGGAGAAGTACAACATAGAGAAAGACATTGCAGCATATATAAAGAAG GAATTTGACAAGAAATACAACCCTACTTGGCACTGCATTGTTGGCAGAAATTTTGGCAGCTATGTAACACATGAGACAAAGCACTTCATCTATTTTTACTTGGGTCAGGTTGCAATTCTTCTGTTCAAGTCTGGATAG